AGTTCCCGCGCGACTACCACGTTCTGGTGCTGGACGACGGCTCGACCGACGACACGCGCGAGGTGCTGGAGCCGTACGCCCGCGTCCTTCCCGTGACCGTGCTGCGCAACGAGAAGACGCAGGGGTACGCGCCGGCGCTGGAGAAGCTGATCCGCGAGGCGGTGCGCCTGTCCACGCACCCCAAGCGCGACGGGCTGATCGTGATGCAGGCGGACTTCACCGAAAGCCCGGACGACATCCCGCAGCTGCTGAAGCGGCTGGAAGGCGGCGCGGACATCGTCGGCACGGCGGTGAAGGAGACGGAGGGCGAGCTGCCGCGGTCGCTGCGCTGGTCGCGGCGCGGGCTTCCCTGGCTGGTGTCGCGCTCGCCGCGCCCCAAGGAGATCCGCGACCCGCTCTCCGGCTTCCGCGCCTACCGCGTCTCGGTGCTGAAGCGCGCGCTGCAGGACCGCGACGGCAAGCCGCTGCTCACGAAGCACGGCTGGGCGGCCAACGCCGAGCTGCTCCTCTGCGTCACGCCGCACGTGCGGCGGGCCGAGGACGCCGAGGTTTCGCTGCACTACACCCGCCGCGAGCGCCCCACGCGCTTTCGCCCGTGGAGCACGGCGCTGGAGCTGTGGGACTTCGCGCGGAAGGCGCCGCGCCGCCTGGCCGAGGCCCGCGCCGCCGCCGCGGCGTCCGACGCGAAGCAGCCGCCGCAGAAGCCGCCGCGCCCCGAGCCCGCCGCCGCCGACGCCACGCGCGTGCAGCCGCCGCGCCGCGAGCCCGCCCCCGAGGCGCCGCGCCAGCCCCGGCCGCAGCGCGCGCCCGAGTCCACCGCGCCCGCCGCGCCGTCCACCGAGCGCACCCGCCCGCCGCGCAAGCGCAACCGCGGCCGCAAGGACGGCGATCGCCAGCCGCAGGGCGATGCACAGCAGCCTCGCGCGCAGGGCGATGCCGAGCCGCAGCGCCAGCGTCCCCCCGCGGCCGAGGCGCCGGAGCCGCGCCGCCGCGAGCCATCTTCCGGCGACCCGCAGCGCAGCCCGTCTCCCGATGCGGAGCAGCCGTTCGCCGGAACGTTGGGGGATTCGGAGCCGCAGGGCGATGGATCGCCGGAGAGCGAGGGCCAGCCGCAGGGAGATGGGCCGCGGAAGCGCCGTTCCCGCTCCCGCCGCGGAAAGAAGCCCGCCGCGTCGATGGATGCGGATGCGTCGCCGGATGCGAGTGCGTCCGCGGCTGCGTCCCCTGCCGCCGAAGCCGCAGCGGGGACGGATCAGCCCGACGCGGCATTGCCCGGAGAGGCATCCGACGCCCCGCCGAAGCGCAAGCGTCCGCCGCGCCCCCGCCGCCCGCGCCGCAAGCCGCAGGGCGCGGAAGGCGGCGAATCCCCCGAATCCGGCGGTGGAGAGAGCGGCCCCGGGGACGCGTCGCCGGCCGATTTCGACGCGGGCAGAAGCAGTGGTGGCGAATCGGGAGTGAGCGGCGGCGGCGCGCACCGCGTCGAGAGCGGTGCCGGCGATCGTGGCGAAGGCAGCTTCGACGCTGGCCCGAGCAGTAGCGGTGGCGGTCCGACGGGCGGGGATTCGCCTCCTCGGGCCACCGGCGGGAACGAGAGCGGGACGATGGGTGGAGGTGGGGACGAGGCTTGATGAGGTGACTTCAGTGGAGCAACGAGATGACTTTCGTGCGTGGACATAGATGGGTTTCCGCCGCCGCGGCCTTGGCTGCCGTGGTGGTGCTGGCCGGCGCGGGGCGCATGCAGGAAGGCGCGCGCGCCGCGCGCCTCCCCTTCGCCAGCGGCGAGCGCGCCGAGTACCAGGTGAAGCTGGGCGCGCTGAGCGTGGGCAGCGGGTACGTGGAGATCGCGGGGATGGAGACGATCGGCGGCGCGCAGACCTTCCACGCGCGGATGCGCGTGTCCGGCGGCGTGCCGCTGGCGCGCGTGGACGACCGCTACGAGTCGTGGATCGACGCGCAGGGGCTGTTCTCGCGGCGCTTCATCCAGGACGTGCACGAGGTGCGCTACCGCCGCAACCGCACGTACGACTTCGATCCGGCGCGCCGCACCTTCCGCCGCCCGGACAACGGCGAGACCGGCACCATCCCCACCGACAAGCCGCTCGACGAGCTGTCGTTCATGTACTACGCGCGCACCCTGCCGCTGGAGGTGGGCGACACCTACACGCTCACCCGCTACTTCAAGGAAAGCGGCAACCCGGTGGTGCTGCGCGTGGTCCGCAAGGAGACGGTGACGGTGCCCGCCGGCCGCTTCCGCACGGTGGTGGTGCAGCCCACCATCCGCACGTCGGGGATCTTCGGCGAGGGCGGCCGCGCGGAGATCTACTTCACCGACGACGAGCGCCGCATCCCCGTGCTCATCAAGAGCCGCGTGCCGGTGGTGGGGTCGCTGACGATGTCGATGCGCACCTACCGCGCGGGCTCCTGAT
This genomic interval from Longimicrobium sp. contains the following:
- a CDS encoding glycosyltransferase — its product is MIYICIPALNEARTIGVLLWKIRQVMEEFPRDYHVLVLDDGSTDDTREVLEPYARVLPVTVLRNEKTQGYAPALEKLIREAVRLSTHPKRDGLIVMQADFTESPDDIPQLLKRLEGGADIVGTAVKETEGELPRSLRWSRRGLPWLVSRSPRPKEIRDPLSGFRAYRVSVLKRALQDRDGKPLLTKHGWAANAELLLCVTPHVRRAEDAEVSLHYTRRERPTRFRPWSTALELWDFARKAPRRLAEARAAAAASDAKQPPQKPPRPEPAAADATRVQPPRREPAPEAPRQPRPQRAPESTAPAAPSTERTRPPRKRNRGRKDGDRQPQGDAQQPRAQGDAEPQRQRPPAAEAPEPRRREPSSGDPQRSPSPDAEQPFAGTLGDSEPQGDGSPESEGQPQGDGPRKRRSRSRRGKKPAASMDADASPDASASAAASPAAEAAAGTDQPDAALPGEASDAPPKRKRPPRPRRPRRKPQGAEGGESPESGGGESGPGDASPADFDAGRSSGGESGVSGGGAHRVESGAGDRGEGSFDAGPSSSGGGPTGGDSPPRATGGNESGTMGGGGDEA
- a CDS encoding DUF3108 domain-containing protein — protein: MTFVRGHRWVSAAAALAAVVVLAGAGRMQEGARAARLPFASGERAEYQVKLGALSVGSGYVEIAGMETIGGAQTFHARMRVSGGVPLARVDDRYESWIDAQGLFSRRFIQDVHEVRYRRNRTYDFDPARRTFRRPDNGETGTIPTDKPLDELSFMYYARTLPLEVGDTYTLTRYFKESGNPVVLRVVRKETVTVPAGRFRTVVVQPTIRTSGIFGEGGRAEIYFTDDERRIPVLIKSRVPVVGSLTMSMRTYRAGS